In the genome of Pseudomonas sp. HS6, one region contains:
- a CDS encoding OprD family porin has protein sequence MPSLQTKALTPVRPSRFSHTALASAAALAGFAPMSYADFIEDSSATFETRNMYFNRDFRDGTSAQQSKRDEWAQGFMLNLQSGYTDGTVGFGVDALGMLGVKLDSSPDRTGTGLLPTHDDGRAADEYSKVGLTGKVKISATELKIGSLIPELPILKPNDGRILPQTFEGGLLTSKEIKNLTFTGGRLDKAKDRDSTDFEDIALNNKNGRFAGTVAGKHFDFAGVDYKFTDKITGSYHFAQLDEVYNQHFFGLVASRPMGPGTFATDLRFAVSDDQGAARGGEIDNRSLNGLVSYALSGHKFTAGYQHMSGDSAFPYVDGSDPYLVNFVQINDFAGAEERSWQARYDFDFAKLGIPGLSFMSRYLSGDNIKLKNGDEGKEWERNTEIKYVVQSGALKDVAVRLRNATYRSNYSARDADEVRLLVSYSVALW, from the coding sequence ATGCCGTCCTTGCAGACCAAGGCTCTTACGCCTGTTCGTCCTTCCCGTTTCAGCCACACCGCCCTTGCCAGTGCCGCCGCCCTCGCCGGTTTCGCACCGATGAGCTACGCCGATTTCATCGAAGACAGCTCCGCCACCTTCGAAACCCGCAACATGTATTTCAACCGCGACTTTCGCGACGGCACCAGCGCCCAGCAATCCAAGCGCGATGAATGGGCCCAGGGTTTCATGCTCAATCTGCAATCGGGCTACACCGACGGCACCGTGGGGTTCGGTGTCGATGCGCTGGGGATGCTGGGGGTCAAGCTCGATTCGAGCCCGGACCGCACCGGCACTGGCCTGCTGCCAACCCACGATGACGGACGCGCGGCGGACGAATATTCCAAGGTCGGCCTGACCGGCAAAGTGAAGATCTCCGCCACCGAACTGAAAATCGGTAGCCTGATTCCGGAATTGCCGATCCTCAAGCCGAACGACGGACGCATCCTGCCGCAGACCTTCGAAGGCGGTTTGCTGACCTCCAAGGAGATCAAGAACCTGACCTTCACCGGCGGACGCCTGGACAAAGCCAAGGACCGCGACAGTACCGATTTCGAGGACATTGCCCTCAACAACAAGAATGGCCGCTTTGCTGGCACCGTTGCCGGCAAGCATTTCGACTTTGCCGGCGTGGACTACAAGTTCACCGACAAGATCACCGGCAGTTACCACTTCGCCCAACTCGACGAAGTCTACAACCAGCACTTCTTCGGACTGGTCGCTTCGCGGCCGATGGGTCCAGGCACTTTCGCCACCGATCTGCGTTTCGCCGTCAGTGACGATCAAGGTGCCGCCCGTGGTGGCGAGATCGACAACCGCTCGCTCAACGGTCTGGTCAGTTATGCCCTGAGCGGTCACAAGTTCACCGCCGGTTATCAGCACATGTCCGGCGACAGCGCATTCCCGTATGTCGATGGCAGCGACCCGTACCTGGTCAACTTCGTGCAGATCAACGACTTCGCCGGCGCCGAAGAACGCTCGTGGCAGGCGCGCTACGACTTCGACTTCGCCAAACTCGGTATCCCCGGCCTGAGCTTCATGAGTCGCTACTTGAGCGGTGACAACATCAAGCTCAAGAACGGTGACGAAGGCAAAGAGTGGGAGCGCAACACCGAGATCAAATATGTAGTACAAAGCGGCGCCCTGAAGGACGTTGCCGTGCGTTTGCGTAATGCCACTTACCGTTCCAACTACTCCGCTCGCGATGCCGATGAAGTGCGTCTGCTGGTGAGCTATAGCGTTGCCCTTTGGTAA
- a CDS encoding AbrB family transcriptional regulator, which yields MFDRSFKTWWGTPLVGLLGGYVASQIGWPLPWMVGSLLAIILVRCLTPWQLTEIPGGRKCGQWIVGIGIGLHFTPLVMEQVLSHFGLIFFGALVTSLSAVVGVWLMRRTGEDRATAFFSSMPGGSGEMVNLGARNGAMLSHVAAGQSLRVLVVVLCVPAAFKYLLGDGNPISHAGSVDWRWLAILFPAGGLLAWIWQRLRQPNPWLFGPLLVSAAVSIGWDLHIGLPNGGSQIGQWLIGSGLGCHFNRQFFRRAPSFMGRTLIGTALTMLIATLAALGLSAMTHLDLRSLTLGMMPGGIAEMSLTAETLQLSVPLVTAMQVMRLLFVLFLAEPLFKYWNRQP from the coding sequence ATGTTTGATCGGTCCTTCAAAACCTGGTGGGGAACCCCGCTGGTCGGTCTGCTGGGCGGCTATGTCGCCAGCCAGATCGGCTGGCCGCTGCCGTGGATGGTCGGCTCGTTGCTGGCGATCATCCTGGTGCGCTGCCTGACCCCGTGGCAACTCACGGAAATCCCTGGCGGCCGCAAGTGCGGCCAGTGGATCGTCGGGATCGGTATCGGCCTGCACTTCACCCCACTGGTGATGGAGCAGGTGTTGAGTCACTTTGGCCTGATCTTCTTCGGTGCGCTGGTCACCAGCCTGTCAGCGGTGGTCGGCGTGTGGCTGATGCGCCGCACCGGCGAGGATCGCGCCACGGCGTTTTTCTCCAGCATGCCCGGCGGCTCCGGCGAAATGGTCAACCTCGGCGCACGCAACGGCGCGATGCTCAGCCATGTCGCGGCCGGGCAGAGTTTGCGGGTGTTGGTGGTGGTGTTGTGTGTGCCGGCGGCGTTCAAGTACCTGCTGGGCGACGGCAATCCGATTTCTCACGCCGGCAGCGTCGATTGGCGCTGGCTGGCGATTCTGTTTCCGGCGGGCGGCTTGCTCGCGTGGATCTGGCAACGCCTGCGTCAACCCAATCCATGGTTGTTCGGGCCGTTGCTGGTCAGCGCGGCGGTGAGTATCGGCTGGGATCTGCACATCGGTCTGCCCAATGGCGGCAGCCAGATTGGCCAGTGGCTGATCGGCAGCGGTCTGGGTTGTCACTTCAACCGACAGTTCTTCCGCCGAGCACCGTCGTTCATGGGGCGCACGCTGATTGGCACGGCGTTGACCATGCTGATCGCGACGCTGGCGGCGTTGGGACTGAGTGCAATGACGCATCTGGATCTGCGTTCGCTGACGTTGGGCATGATGCCTGGCGGGATCGCAGAGATGAGCCTGACGGCAGAAACCCTGCAACTGTCGGTGCCGCTGGTGACGGCGATGCAGGTGATGCGATTGTTATTCGTGTTGTTTCTGGCGGAACCGTTGTTTAAATACTGGAACCGCCAGCCCTGA
- a CDS encoding sensor histidine kinase: MHKPSSLRWRLLWNLALLLVVLMLASGLSAYWNGREAADTAYDRTLLASARTIAAGLSQRDGSLSADVPYVALDTFAYDSAGRIYYQVNDIHQKLISGYENLPGPPPGTPRTDSYPALARFYNATYQGQNVRVVSLLKAVTEPNMNGMAEIRVAETDEARVSMARSLAADTLLRLGMLAIGALLLVWFAVSAALRPIERLRTAVEERQPDDLRPLPLVEVQHELWPLVRALNHFTERLRGQFERQAQFIADAAHELRTPLAALKARLELGLRSSEPQTWRDTLESSAQSTDRLTHLANQLLSLARVENGARAIAEGGAQLLDLSQLARELGMAMAPLAHARGVALALEADEPVWLRGEPTLLNELLSNLVDNALAHTPSGGNVILRVLSPAVLEVEDDGPGIPQDDRDRVFERFYRRNQQVAGSGLGLAIVGEICRAHLAQITLHDGEQAGLKVRVSFIAG, translated from the coding sequence ATGCATAAGCCCAGCAGCCTGCGCTGGCGGTTGTTGTGGAACCTCGCGCTGTTGCTGGTGGTATTGATGCTGGCCAGCGGCCTGAGCGCTTACTGGAATGGCCGCGAAGCTGCCGACACCGCTTATGACCGCACCTTGCTGGCGTCGGCGCGCACCATCGCCGCCGGCCTCTCGCAGCGTGACGGCAGCCTCAGCGCCGACGTGCCTTACGTGGCCCTCGACACCTTCGCCTACGACAGCGCGGGACGCATTTATTACCAGGTCAACGACATCCATCAGAAGCTGATTTCCGGCTACGAAAACCTGCCGGGCCCGCCGCCGGGAACACCGAGAACCGACAGCTACCCGGCGCTCGCGCGTTTTTACAACGCCACGTATCAGGGCCAGAACGTGCGGGTCGTCAGTCTGTTGAAAGCCGTAACCGAGCCCAACATGAACGGTATGGCGGAAATCCGTGTCGCCGAAACCGACGAAGCACGCGTCAGCATGGCCCGCAGTCTGGCGGCCGACACCTTGCTGCGATTGGGCATGTTGGCGATTGGCGCGTTGTTGCTGGTGTGGTTTGCGGTCAGCGCGGCGTTGCGGCCGATCGAGCGTTTGCGCACCGCAGTCGAAGAGCGTCAGCCCGACGACCTGCGGCCCTTGCCGCTGGTGGAAGTGCAGCACGAATTGTGGCCGTTGGTGCGGGCGCTCAATCACTTCACCGAGCGTTTGCGCGGGCAGTTCGAACGTCAGGCGCAATTCATCGCCGATGCGGCTCACGAACTGCGCACGCCGCTGGCGGCGCTCAAGGCGCGTCTTGAATTGGGCTTGCGCTCGAGCGAGCCGCAGACCTGGCGCGACACCCTGGAATCATCGGCGCAAAGCACCGATCGGCTGACCCATCTGGCCAACCAGTTGCTGTCGCTGGCCCGGGTGGAAAACGGCGCCCGGGCGATTGCCGAGGGTGGCGCGCAGTTGCTTGATCTGAGCCAGCTGGCCCGTGAACTGGGCATGGCCATGGCGCCGCTGGCCCATGCGCGTGGCGTGGCATTGGCGCTGGAGGCGGACGAACCGGTCTGGTTGCGCGGCGAGCCGACATTGCTCAACGAACTGCTGAGCAATCTGGTGGACAACGCACTGGCGCACACGCCGTCGGGCGGTAATGTGATCTTGCGGGTGCTGTCGCCGGCAGTGCTGGAGGTTGAAGACGACGGCCCGGGCATTCCACAGGATGATCGGGATCGGGTGTTCGAGCGCTTCTACCGGCGCAACCAGCAGGTTGCCGGTTCCGGGCTGGGGCTGGCGATTGTCGGGGAAATCTGCCGCGCGCATCTGGCACAGATCACGTTGCACGATGGCGAGCAGGCGGGGTTAAAGGTGCGGGTCAGCTTTATTGCCGGCTGA
- a CDS encoding folate-binding protein YgfZ has protein sequence MADSAFFCTLSHEGVLAVRGADAGKFLQGQLTCNINYLSDTQASLGARCTQKGRMQSSFRIVLEGDGVLLAMAGELLEPQLADLKKYAVFSKSKLTDESASWVRFGLDHGDAALSILGLELPAETDSVARHEGLIAIRVSPNRAELWVPADQADSIKGKLSAQLSEGELNQWLLGQIRAGIGQVMPSTRELFIPQMLNLQAVGGVSFKKGCYTGQEIVARMQYLGKLKRRLYRVQLDASELPEPGTPLFAPSHGSSIGEVVLAARSEKNIELLAVLQAEAAEAGDLHLGTAEGPALHLLDLPYELDRDREIQR, from the coding sequence ATGGCCGATTCTGCTTTTTTCTGCACCCTGTCTCATGAAGGCGTTCTCGCGGTTCGCGGCGCGGATGCCGGCAAATTTCTGCAAGGCCAGTTGACCTGCAACATCAATTACTTGAGTGATACCCAGGCCAGCCTCGGTGCCCGCTGCACGCAGAAAGGCCGGATGCAGTCGAGTTTCCGCATCGTGCTGGAAGGCGACGGCGTACTGCTGGCAATGGCCGGCGAGTTGCTGGAGCCACAACTGGCAGATCTGAAAAAGTACGCCGTGTTCTCCAAATCGAAACTGACCGACGAAAGCGCCTCATGGGTGCGCTTCGGTCTGGACCATGGCGATGCAGCCCTGAGCATCCTGGGTCTGGAACTGCCGGCAGAAACCGACAGCGTGGCCCGCCACGAAGGGCTGATCGCTATTCGCGTCTCCCCGAACCGGGCCGAGCTCTGGGTGCCGGCCGATCAAGCCGACAGCATCAAAGGCAAGCTGTCCGCGCAACTGAGCGAAGGCGAACTCAATCAATGGCTGCTGGGACAGATCCGCGCCGGTATCGGCCAGGTCATGCCGAGCACCCGTGAGTTGTTCATCCCGCAGATGCTCAACCTGCAAGCCGTCGGCGGCGTGAGTTTCAAGAAAGGCTGCTACACCGGTCAGGAAATCGTCGCGCGCATGCAGTACCTGGGCAAGCTCAAGCGTCGCCTGTACCGCGTGCAACTGGATGCGAGCGAATTGCCGGAACCGGGCACCCCGCTGTTCGCCCCGAGCCACGGCAGCTCCATCGGCGAAGTGGTGCTGGCCGCCCGAAGTGAAAAGAATATTGAACTGCTGGCGGTGTTGCAGGCCGAAGCTGCCGAAGCGGGCGATTTGCATCTGGGCACGGCCGAAGGTCCGGCGCTGCACTTGCTCGACCTGCCTTACGAACTGGATCGCGACCGCGAAATCCAGCGTTGA
- a CDS encoding response regulator, translated as MRVLLVEDHLPLAESVAQALKSTGLTVDVLHDGVAADLALGSEEYAVAILDVGLPRMDGFEVLARLRARGKNLPVLMLTARSDVKDRVHGLNLGADDYLAKPFELTELEARVKALLRRSVLGGERQQRCGVLAYDLDTRRFTLGDELLTLTSREQAVLEALIARPGRVMSKEQLASQVFGLDEEASPDAIEIYVHRLRKKLDGQPVAIVTFRGLGYLLESRDA; from the coding sequence ATGCGTGTTCTGCTCGTCGAAGACCATTTGCCACTGGCCGAAAGCGTCGCCCAGGCGCTCAAGAGCACCGGTCTGACCGTGGACGTGTTGCACGATGGCGTGGCCGCTGACCTGGCGCTGGGCAGCGAGGAATACGCGGTGGCGATCCTCGATGTCGGCCTGCCGCGCATGGACGGATTTGAAGTGCTGGCGCGCCTGCGGGCCCGGGGCAAGAACCTGCCGGTGCTGATGCTGACGGCCCGCAGTGACGTCAAGGATCGGGTCCATGGGCTCAATCTCGGTGCCGACGATTATCTGGCCAAGCCGTTCGAACTGACCGAGCTTGAGGCACGGGTCAAAGCCTTGCTGCGCCGCAGTGTGCTCGGCGGCGAGCGTCAGCAACGCTGCGGTGTGCTGGCTTATGACCTGGATACTCGGCGCTTCACCCTCGGCGATGAATTGCTGACGCTGACGTCCCGCGAGCAAGCGGTGCTTGAAGCGCTGATCGCGCGCCCGGGCCGGGTAATGAGCAAGGAACAACTGGCGTCGCAAGTGTTCGGTCTCGACGAAGAGGCCAGCCCCGACGCCATCGAAATCTACGTGCATCGCCTGCGCAAGAAACTCGACGGCCAACCGGTGGCCATCGTGACCTTCCGTGGTCTTGGCTACCTGCTGGAAAGCCGTGATGCATAA
- a CDS encoding tripartite tricarboxylate transporter substrate binding protein, which yields MNLSLRKVALAAGVMLFAGQLMAEPKRPECIAPASPGGGFDLTCKLAQSALVNEKLLTKPMRVTYMPGGVGAVAYNAVVAQRPADAGTLVAWSSGSLLNLAQGKFGRFDETNVRWLAAVGTSYGAIAVKSDSPYKNLDDLVQALKKDPSKVVIGSGGTVGSQDWMQTALIAKAAGINPRDLRYVALEGGGEIATALLGGHIQVGSTDISDSMPHIQSGDMRLLAVFAENRLDEPEMKGIPTAREQGYDIVWPVVRGFYLGPKVSDEDYAWWKNAFDKLLASEEFAKLRDQRELFPFAMTGPELDTYVKKQVADYKVLAKEFGLIQ from the coding sequence ATGAACTTATCACTGCGTAAAGTTGCTCTAGCCGCTGGCGTCATGCTGTTCGCCGGCCAACTGATGGCCGAACCGAAGCGTCCGGAATGCATCGCCCCAGCCTCCCCCGGCGGCGGTTTTGACCTGACCTGCAAACTGGCGCAAAGCGCGCTGGTCAACGAAAAACTGCTGACCAAACCGATGCGCGTGACCTACATGCCCGGCGGTGTCGGCGCGGTGGCGTACAACGCGGTGGTCGCCCAGCGTCCGGCGGATGCGGGCACACTGGTGGCGTGGTCGAGCGGTTCTCTGCTGAACCTGGCACAGGGCAAGTTCGGACGTTTCGATGAAACCAACGTGCGCTGGCTGGCGGCGGTCGGCACCAGTTACGGTGCCATCGCGGTGAAAAGCGATTCGCCCTACAAGAACCTCGACGATCTGGTACAGGCGCTGAAAAAAGACCCGAGCAAAGTGGTGATCGGTTCCGGCGGCACCGTGGGTAGCCAGGACTGGATGCAGACCGCACTGATCGCAAAAGCCGCCGGGATCAACCCGCGCGACCTGCGTTACGTCGCCCTCGAAGGTGGCGGCGAAATCGCCACCGCTCTGCTCGGCGGCCACATCCAGGTCGGCAGCACCGACATCTCCGACTCCATGCCACACATCCAGAGCGGTGATATGCGCCTGCTGGCAGTCTTCGCCGAAAACCGCCTCGACGAGCCGGAAATGAAAGGCATCCCGACTGCCAGGGAACAGGGTTACGACATCGTCTGGCCGGTGGTGCGCGGCTTCTACCTCGGGCCGAAAGTCAGCGACGAAGACTACGCCTGGTGGAAAAACGCCTTCGACAAACTGCTGGCCTCCGAAGAGTTCGCCAAGCTGCGCGATCAGCGTGAACTGTTCCCGTTCGCCATGACCGGCCCGGAGCTGGACACCTACGTGAAGAAGCAAGTCGCGGACTACAAAGTGCTGGCCAAAGAGTTCGGCCTGATCCAGTGA
- the ung gene encoding uracil-DNA glycosylase codes for MTADDRIKLEPSWKEALRAEFDQPYMAELRTFLQQERAAGKEIYPPGPMIFNALNSTPLDKVKVVILGQDPYHGPGQAHGLCFSVQPGVPAPPSLVNIYKELKRDLNIDIPNHGYLQSWADQGVLMLNTTMTVERANANAHKDKGWQFFTDRIIEVVSQQQPHLVFMLWGAHAQSKQKLIDATKHLVLTSVHPSPLSAYRGFLGCGHFSRTNKFLEQNGEAPIEWRLPSVV; via the coding sequence ATGACTGCTGACGACCGTATCAAACTCGAACCGAGCTGGAAGGAGGCACTGCGTGCCGAATTCGACCAGCCTTACATGGCAGAGTTGCGCACTTTTCTGCAGCAGGAGCGGGCGGCCGGCAAGGAAATCTATCCGCCGGGCCCAATGATTTTCAACGCGTTGAATTCGACGCCGCTGGACAAAGTAAAAGTGGTCATCCTCGGCCAGGACCCGTACCACGGCCCGGGCCAGGCCCACGGCTTGTGCTTCTCGGTGCAACCGGGCGTGCCGGCGCCGCCGTCGCTGGTCAACATCTATAAAGAGTTGAAACGCGACCTGAACATCGACATTCCCAACCACGGCTACTTGCAGAGCTGGGCCGATCAGGGCGTGTTGATGCTCAACACCACCATGACCGTCGAGCGCGCCAACGCCAATGCGCACAAGGACAAGGGCTGGCAGTTCTTTACGGACCGGATCATCGAAGTGGTCAGCCAGCAGCAACCGCATCTGGTGTTCATGCTCTGGGGCGCGCATGCGCAGAGTAAACAGAAGCTGATCGACGCCACCAAGCATCTGGTGTTGACGTCGGTGCACCCGTCGCCGCTGTCGGCCTATCGTGGCTTCCTCGGCTGCGGGCACTTCAGCCGCACCAACAAATTCCTCGAACAGAATGGCGAGGCGCCGATCGAGTGGCGCCTGCCGTCGGTGGTCTGA
- a CDS encoding tripartite tricarboxylate transporter permease, which produces MDTLGYLSHGFGVALTPYNLVTALSGTLIGTIVGLLPGLGPINGVALLIPIAFALGLPPESALILLAAVYLGCEYGGRISSILLNIPGEASTVMTTLDGYPMARQGLAGVALSLSAWSSFIGAFIATCGMVIFAPILAKWAIAFGPAEYFVLMVFAIVCLGGMAGDRPLKTFIAALIGLFLSTVGIDANSGVYRFTGDNIHLTDGIQFVVLVLGLFSISEILLLLEKTHRGQEAFKATGRMMFNFKEAASVFAVNLRCGVLGFIMGVLPGAGATLASAVAYMTEKKIAGPNSKFGQGDKRGLAAPETAIGAEACGALVPMLTLGVPGSGTTAVMIGALSLYNITPGPLLFQQQPDIVWGLIASLFIANIMLVILNIPMIRIFTRILAVPNWALVPMIAIITAIGVYAVHATTFDLFLMIGIGIFGYILRKLDFPLSPVLLGFILGGLMEQNLRRALSISNGSLDILWSSGITLSVWGLIVAMLLVPIIRIWRKRSVARRAVADV; this is translated from the coding sequence ATGGATACGCTTGGATATTTGAGTCACGGTTTCGGGGTCGCGCTGACGCCTTACAACCTCGTCACCGCGCTGAGCGGCACCTTGATCGGCACCATCGTCGGCCTGTTGCCGGGGCTGGGGCCGATCAACGGCGTGGCGCTGCTGATCCCGATTGCCTTTGCTCTCGGTCTGCCACCGGAATCGGCGCTGATTCTGCTGGCGGCGGTGTATCTGGGTTGCGAATACGGCGGCCGGATCAGTTCGATCCTGCTGAACATCCCGGGCGAAGCCTCCACCGTAATGACCACCCTCGACGGTTACCCGATGGCTCGTCAGGGCCTGGCCGGTGTGGCGTTGTCACTGTCGGCCTGGAGCTCGTTCATCGGCGCGTTTATCGCGACCTGCGGCATGGTGATCTTTGCGCCGATTCTGGCGAAGTGGGCGATTGCGTTCGGGCCTGCCGAATACTTCGTGCTGATGGTGTTCGCGATCGTCTGTCTCGGCGGCATGGCTGGTGACCGACCGCTGAAAACCTTTATTGCGGCGCTGATCGGTCTGTTCCTGTCCACCGTCGGGATCGACGCCAACAGCGGCGTCTATCGCTTCACCGGGGACAACATTCACCTTACCGACGGCATTCAGTTTGTGGTGTTGGTGCTGGGTCTGTTCTCCATCAGTGAAATCCTTTTGCTGCTGGAAAAAACCCACCGTGGCCAGGAAGCGTTCAAAGCCACCGGACGCATGATGTTCAACTTCAAGGAAGCCGCGTCGGTGTTCGCGGTGAACCTGCGCTGCGGCGTGCTCGGTTTCATCATGGGCGTGTTGCCGGGTGCCGGCGCGACCCTGGCCAGCGCCGTGGCCTACATGACCGAGAAGAAAATCGCCGGCCCCAACAGCAAATTCGGACAGGGCGACAAGCGTGGTCTCGCCGCACCGGAAACCGCTATCGGTGCCGAAGCCTGCGGTGCGCTGGTGCCAATGCTGACCCTCGGCGTGCCGGGTTCGGGCACCACGGCGGTGATGATCGGCGCGCTGTCGCTGTACAACATCACCCCCGGCCCGCTGCTGTTCCAGCAACAACCGGACATTGTCTGGGGCCTGATCGCTTCGCTGTTCATCGCCAACATCATGCTGGTGATCCTGAACATCCCGATGATCCGTATCTTCACCCGCATCCTCGCCGTGCCGAACTGGGCGCTGGTGCCGATGATCGCGATCATCACCGCCATCGGCGTGTACGCGGTGCACGCGACCACGTTCGATCTGTTCCTGATGATCGGCATCGGTATCTTCGGTTACATCCTGCGCAAGCTCGACTTCCCGTTGTCGCCGGTGCTGCTGGGTTTCATCCTCGGCGGTCTGATGGAGCAAAACCTGCGCCGCGCGCTGTCGATCTCCAACGGTTCGCTGGACATCCTCTGGTCGAGCGGGATCACCCTCAGCGTCTGGGGGCTGATCGTGGCGATGTTGCTGGTGCCGATCATCCGCATCTGGCGTAAACGCTCCGTCGCACGGCGTGCTGTGGCCGATGTTTGA
- a CDS encoding HDOD domain-containing protein, with protein MSELADKVQQDLVEAIDNDDLVLPTLPEVALQIRKAAEDPDISVSDLSKVIGRDTALSARLIKVVNSPLLRATQEVTDLHTAITRLGVNYSSNLAIGLVMEQIFHARSDVVEQKMREVWRKSLEIAGVSYALCRRYTQLKPDQAALGGLVHQIGVLPILTYAEDHYELLSDPVSLNHVIDHIHPLLGDKLLRVWEFPERLVELPGLYQDLKRDSSQIDYVDLVQVASLYCHKDTDHPLARIDPFSVPAFRKLGIDPDNKVLCADLEESRSMFY; from the coding sequence ATGAGTGAGCTGGCGGATAAGGTCCAACAGGATTTGGTTGAGGCCATCGATAACGATGACCTGGTTCTGCCAACGTTACCGGAAGTGGCCCTGCAGATTCGCAAGGCCGCTGAAGATCCGGATATCAGCGTCAGCGACCTGAGCAAAGTGATCGGCCGTGACACGGCGCTGTCGGCGCGGCTGATCAAAGTGGTCAACAGCCCGCTGCTGCGCGCGACCCAGGAAGTCACCGACCTGCACACCGCGATCACCCGGCTGGGCGTCAATTACAGCAGCAACCTGGCGATCGGCCTGGTGATGGAGCAGATCTTCCACGCCCGCTCCGACGTGGTCGAACAGAAGATGCGCGAAGTCTGGCGCAAGAGCCTGGAAATTGCCGGGGTCAGCTACGCCCTGTGCCGTCGCTATACCCAGCTCAAGCCTGACCAGGCCGCGCTGGGCGGATTGGTGCACCAGATCGGTGTGCTGCCAATCCTGACCTATGCCGAAGACCACTATGAATTGCTGTCCGACCCGGTCAGCCTCAACCATGTGATCGACCACATTCATCCGCTGCTGGGCGACAAGTTGCTGCGGGTCTGGGAGTTCCCCGAGCGGCTGGTGGAGTTGCCGGGGCTGTATCAGGACTTGAAGCGCGACTCGTCGCAGATCGATTACGTGGATCTGGTGCAAGTGGCCAGCCTGTATTGCCACAAAGACACTGACCATCCCCTCGCCCGCATCGACCCTTTCAGCGTGCCAGCCTTCCGCAAACTGGGGATCGATCCGGACAACAAAGTTTTGTGTGCCGACCTGGAAGAGTCGCGATCGATGTTTTACTGA
- a CDS encoding succinate dehydrogenase assembly factor 2 yields MVEQVELNRLFWHSRRGMLELDVLLVPFVKEVYANLNEVDRALYVRLLECEDQDMFGWFMERSESEDPELQRMVRMILDRVQPK; encoded by the coding sequence ATGGTCGAACAAGTTGAACTGAATCGCCTCTTTTGGCACAGCCGTCGCGGCATGCTTGAGCTTGACGTGCTGCTGGTGCCGTTCGTGAAAGAGGTCTACGCGAATCTGAACGAGGTGGATCGCGCGCTGTATGTCCGCCTGCTCGAGTGCGAGGATCAGGACATGTTCGGCTGGTTCATGGAGCGCAGCGAGTCTGAAGATCCCGAGCTGCAACGCATGGTTCGCATGATTCTGGATCGTGTCCAGCCCAAGTAA
- a CDS encoding tripartite tricarboxylate transporter TctB family protein has translation MLVQRIFASVLLLACVSLILMAWPYQAPFSYEPIGPRAFPLLMLGLMGLALVYMIYRPSPIKHTEEDPPLDRETLKKIGVCVLLLVVFAGLFEPLGFILSSILVGIPMARLYGGRWLPGSIIISLLSIGLYLLFDKVMDVPLPLGLLDVLEN, from the coding sequence ATGCTCGTTCAACGCATCTTTGCGTCGGTACTGCTGCTGGCTTGCGTCAGCCTGATACTGATGGCCTGGCCTTATCAGGCACCCTTTTCCTACGAACCGATCGGCCCTCGCGCCTTCCCGTTGCTGATGCTCGGGCTGATGGGGCTGGCGCTGGTCTACATGATCTACCGCCCCTCCCCGATCAAACACACCGAAGAAGACCCGCCGCTGGACCGCGAAACACTGAAGAAAATCGGTGTCTGCGTGTTGTTGCTGGTGGTGTTCGCCGGTCTGTTCGAACCCTTGGGCTTCATCCTCAGCAGCATTCTGGTCGGCATTCCGATGGCCCGTCTGTACGGAGGCCGCTGGCTGCCCGGCTCGATCATCATCAGTTTGCTGAGCATCGGCCTGTACCTGCTGTTCGACAAAGTCATGGACGTTCCACTGCCTCTGGGCCTGCTCGACGTTCTGGAGAACTGA
- a CDS encoding protein YgfX has product MSSPSNTFECRWQASQQLLAAYLLAQAFALCALFLLVLPFWVSLLGAGACLIHAARVLPRQILLSHPKAFCGLRRDADGWQLWNQADGWQPVQLHPDSLALPLIVLLRFRLRDERRVRAICVPWDSQAADLHRRLRVRLKFSRRRWAAPE; this is encoded by the coding sequence GTGTCCAGCCCAAGTAACACGTTCGAATGCCGCTGGCAGGCCTCACAGCAATTGCTGGCGGCGTATCTCCTGGCCCAGGCGTTCGCCCTGTGCGCTCTGTTTCTGCTTGTCCTGCCTTTCTGGGTCAGCCTGCTCGGTGCAGGCGCCTGTCTGATCCATGCTGCGCGGGTGTTGCCCCGTCAGATTCTGTTGAGTCATCCCAAGGCATTCTGTGGGTTGCGTCGTGACGCCGATGGTTGGCAGTTGTGGAATCAGGCCGATGGCTGGCAACCGGTGCAGTTGCACCCGGACAGCCTGGCGTTGCCATTGATCGTGTTGCTGCGCTTTCGTCTGCGCGATGAGCGGAGAGTCAGAGCGATCTGTGTGCCATGGGACTCGCAGGCGGCGGATCTGCACCGACGCCTGCGGGTACGGCTCAAGTTCAGCCGGCGTAGGTGGGCGGCACCAGAATAG